One window of Solwaraspora sp. WMMA2056 genomic DNA carries:
- the secF gene encoding protein translocase subunit SecF, with the protein MSSGFAGRLYRGEANLPIIPRRNTWFTIAAVLLVLAIASVAIRGFNLGIDFRGGNEFQVPSSVGTLLEAEDALDAELAELDTAEPLEVVSGQEVGGTTYLFRTGELDSAQTEAFKQGLAERLGIEQDAISDSRVSGAWGGQVTQRALLGLLVFMVLVTIYLVLRFEARMAIAAVIGLVIDLVLTAGIYSASGFEVTPSTIIGFLTILGFALYDVVVVFDKIQENTRGVTGGSNQTYGEAANLAVNQTLMRSINTSIVALLPVGGLLFIGAGLLGAGTLKDLGLVLFVGMGAAFFVSIFVSSPLVTVFKEQEPKYKLHAQRVQAKRASLAERGPARRTAARTEAATGEEAAVADTATDAQADEALAGAAPKAGARPAGKRQSGGRGGRPGGGGNRKRPSGAKRR; encoded by the coding sequence ATGAGCAGCGGATTCGCTGGACGCCTCTACCGGGGTGAGGCCAATCTCCCGATCATTCCGCGGCGCAACACCTGGTTCACGATCGCCGCAGTCCTCCTCGTGCTGGCGATCGCCAGCGTCGCGATCCGGGGCTTCAACCTCGGCATCGACTTCCGGGGCGGCAACGAGTTCCAGGTGCCGTCGAGCGTCGGCACCCTGCTGGAGGCCGAGGACGCCCTCGACGCCGAACTCGCCGAGCTGGACACCGCCGAGCCACTGGAAGTTGTCTCCGGTCAGGAGGTCGGCGGCACCACCTACCTGTTCCGCACCGGCGAGCTCGACTCCGCGCAGACCGAGGCGTTCAAGCAGGGGCTGGCCGAGCGGCTCGGTATCGAGCAGGACGCGATCAGCGACAGCCGGGTCAGCGGTGCCTGGGGTGGCCAGGTCACCCAGCGGGCGCTGCTGGGCCTGCTGGTCTTCATGGTGCTGGTCACCATCTACCTGGTGCTGCGCTTCGAGGCGCGGATGGCGATCGCGGCGGTCATCGGCCTGGTGATCGACCTGGTGCTGACCGCCGGCATCTACTCGGCGTCCGGCTTCGAGGTCACCCCGTCGACGATCATCGGGTTCCTGACGATCCTCGGCTTCGCGCTGTACGACGTCGTCGTGGTCTTCGACAAGATCCAGGAGAACACCCGGGGCGTCACCGGCGGCAGCAACCAGACCTACGGGGAGGCGGCGAACCTCGCTGTCAACCAGACCCTGATGCGGTCGATCAACACCTCGATCGTGGCGCTGCTGCCGGTCGGTGGTCTGCTGTTCATCGGGGCCGGTCTGCTCGGCGCCGGCACGCTCAAGGACCTGGGTCTGGTGCTCTTCGTCGGTATGGGCGCGGCCTTCTTCGTGTCGATCTTCGTTTCCTCACCGCTGGTGACGGTGTTCAAGGAGCAGGAGCCCAAGTACAAGCTGCACGCCCAGCGGGTGCAGGCCAAGCGGGCCTCGTTGGCCGAGCGCGGGCCGGCCCGTCGGACCGCCGCGCGTACCGAGGCGGCCACCGGGGAAGAGGCGGCCGTCGCCGACACCGCCACCGACGCCCAGGCCGACGAGGCGCTCGCCGGTGCCGCGCCCAAGGCCGGTGCGAGGCCCGCCGGCAAGCGTCAGTCCGGCGGCCGGGGCGGTCGCCCGGGTGGCGGCGGGAACCGGAAGCGACCCAGCGGCGCGAAGCGTCGCTGA
- the secD gene encoding protein translocase subunit SecD — MAPPQGQMRPGRQLAALGLIFAVLYLLVFFAGASGSWQDRLEPKLGLDLIGGTRVTLEATTEDGSAPPAASLEQARDIIENRVNSLGVSEAEVVTEGDRNIVVSLPGQNRDLTEIGNAAELRFRKVLKATDGGEPAQPQASPSPSEAAEGGESPAPGDSPSPDPAASPEAEAEASPSAGGEGGMAQPDPSASPDPSPSAETSPSATPAPDATDDGPADLAAVQAKVGEGAWSAATGLQAPADFSADPSLADTLAPFSELTPAEVRVLPATVQYNVPYVTCDKLALRQAGSIRDESQQVVACEGLIKYFLDEAKVVGTDVSDASGVVDQTTGQWVVSLNFTGSGQRAWTELTREAFNNTDQQCEASALGQDGKCRVAVVLDNEVISSPEIQGVLTGDSQITGDFTGATANELASNLRYGALPLTFEPQEAQSISATLGTEHLRAGLLAAGIGMLLVAVYSFFYYRMLGIVIFLSLILSALLVFGALVVLGRQIGFTLTLAGIAGLIVSLGVAADSFVLYFERLKDEIREGRSPRSAVPRAWIRARRTIISANAITLMAAVVLYIVSVGTVKGFAFALGLATVLDLVVVFLFRHPIMSMLARTKAFLSPRVSGLGRAVKTEDETPIRNPRVKEA; from the coding sequence GTGGCACCACCTCAGGGACAGATGCGCCCCGGGCGGCAGCTCGCCGCTCTCGGGCTCATCTTCGCCGTCCTCTACCTTCTGGTGTTCTTTGCCGGAGCGAGCGGCAGTTGGCAGGACCGGCTCGAGCCGAAACTCGGCCTTGACCTGATCGGCGGCACCCGGGTCACCCTGGAGGCCACCACCGAGGACGGCAGCGCGCCGCCGGCCGCCTCGCTGGAGCAGGCCCGCGACATCATCGAGAACCGGGTCAACAGCCTCGGCGTGTCCGAGGCGGAGGTGGTGACCGAGGGCGACCGCAACATCGTCGTGTCGCTGCCCGGCCAGAACCGCGACCTTACCGAGATCGGCAACGCCGCTGAGCTGCGCTTCCGCAAGGTGCTCAAGGCGACCGACGGCGGCGAGCCGGCGCAGCCGCAGGCCAGCCCGAGCCCGAGCGAGGCAGCCGAGGGCGGCGAGTCGCCGGCACCGGGCGACTCCCCGTCGCCGGACCCGGCGGCGTCCCCCGAGGCCGAGGCCGAGGCCAGCCCGTCGGCCGGCGGCGAGGGCGGAATGGCCCAGCCGGACCCGAGCGCGTCGCCCGACCCCAGCCCCAGCGCCGAGACCAGCCCGTCGGCGACGCCGGCCCCCGACGCCACCGACGACGGCCCGGCCGACCTGGCCGCCGTCCAGGCCAAGGTGGGCGAGGGCGCCTGGTCCGCCGCGACCGGCCTGCAGGCCCCGGCCGACTTCAGCGCCGACCCGTCGTTGGCCGACACGCTCGCCCCGTTCAGCGAGCTCACCCCGGCAGAGGTACGGGTGCTGCCGGCCACCGTGCAGTACAACGTGCCGTACGTGACCTGCGACAAGCTGGCGCTGCGCCAGGCCGGCTCGATCCGGGACGAGTCGCAGCAGGTCGTCGCCTGCGAAGGACTGATCAAGTACTTCCTCGACGAGGCCAAGGTGGTCGGCACCGACGTCAGCGACGCCAGTGGCGTGGTGGACCAGACCACCGGCCAGTGGGTGGTCAGCCTCAACTTCACCGGCTCCGGGCAGCGGGCCTGGACCGAGCTGACCCGCGAGGCGTTCAACAACACCGACCAGCAGTGCGAGGCCAGCGCGCTCGGTCAGGACGGCAAGTGCCGGGTCGCGGTCGTACTCGACAACGAGGTGATCTCCTCACCGGAGATCCAGGGCGTGCTCACCGGCGACTCGCAGATCACCGGTGACTTCACCGGCGCCACCGCCAACGAGCTGGCCAGCAACCTGCGCTACGGTGCCCTGCCGCTGACCTTCGAGCCGCAGGAGGCGCAGAGCATCTCCGCCACGTTGGGCACCGAACACCTGCGGGCCGGCCTGCTGGCCGCCGGCATCGGCATGCTGCTGGTCGCGGTCTACTCGTTCTTCTACTACCGGATGCTCGGCATCGTCATCTTCCTCAGCCTGATCCTGTCGGCGCTGCTGGTCTTCGGCGCGCTGGTGGTGCTCGGCCGGCAGATCGGCTTCACCCTCACCCTGGCCGGCATCGCCGGTCTGATCGTCTCGCTGGGTGTGGCGGCCGACTCGTTCGTGCTGTACTTCGAACGCCTCAAGGACGAGATACGCGAGGGCAGGAGCCCGCGCAGCGCCGTACCCCGGGCCTGGATCCGGGCCCGGCGGACGATCATCTCGGCCAACGCGATCACCCTGATGGCCGCCGTGGTGCTCTACATCGTCTCGGTCGGTACGGTGAAGGGCTTCGCCTTCGCCCTCGGCCTCGCCACCGTCCTCGACCTGGTCGTGGTCTTCCTCTTCCGGCACCCGATCATGTCCATGCTGGCCCGGACCAAGGCGTTCCTGTCGCCCCGGGTCAGTGGCCTCGGCCGCGCGGTGAAGACCGAGGACGAGACCCCGATCCGCAACCCGCGCGTCAAGGAGGCCTGA
- the yajC gene encoding preprotein translocase subunit YajC: MLLAQDGAAGGASFMPILMIALLFGVMYFMMIRPQQKRRKEAEQMQSSIGPGDEVVTIGGLYGTVSSMDDETVMLEVSPGVHARYARPAIARVVQKTDTPAVTESVTPDEVPTKD, encoded by the coding sequence GTGCTCTTGGCACAAGACGGCGCTGCTGGCGGCGCCAGCTTCATGCCGATTCTGATGATCGCCCTGCTCTTCGGCGTCATGTACTTCATGATGATCCGGCCACAGCAGAAGCGCCGCAAGGAAGCCGAGCAGATGCAGTCGTCGATCGGCCCCGGCGACGAGGTGGTCACGATCGGCGGCCTGTACGGCACCGTCTCGAGCATGGACGACGAGACCGTGATGCTGGAGGTGTCGCCCGGCGTGCACGCCCGGTACGCCCGACCGGCGATCGCCCGCGTCGTGCAGAAGACCGACACGCCGGCGGTGACCGAGTCGGTCACGCCGGACGAGGTGCCGACCAAGGATTGA
- the ruvB gene encoding Holliday junction branch migration DNA helicase RuvB, with protein MSEEVDGLVSAYASDAERDAEVSVRPRRLAEFIAQHRVRDQLDLLLKGAMGRGTPPDHILLSGPPGLGKTTLANIVAAELGAGIRVTSGPAIERSGDLAAILTSLAEGDVLFIDEIHRIAKPAEELLYSAMEDFRVDVVVGKGPGATAIPLDVEPFTLVGATTRAGLLTGPMRDRFGFVAHLDFYEPAELEVLLRRSAGILSVPITPDGAVEIAGRSRGTPRIANRLLRRVRDYAEVRGAGVVDRETARAALTVYDVDELGLDRLDRAVLGALIGSFGGGPVGLSTLAVAVGEQPDTVEEVCEPFLVRAGLLARTPRGRVATEAAWRHLGRVPPPGALGGPGSGTGSTRGTVADKPDLFNFEA; from the coding sequence GTGAGCGAGGAGGTCGACGGGCTGGTGTCGGCGTACGCCAGCGACGCCGAACGCGACGCCGAGGTCAGCGTCCGACCGCGCCGGCTGGCCGAGTTCATCGCCCAGCACCGGGTCCGTGACCAGCTGGACCTGCTGTTGAAGGGGGCGATGGGCCGGGGTACGCCGCCGGACCACATCCTGCTCAGCGGGCCGCCGGGGCTGGGCAAGACGACGCTGGCCAACATCGTCGCGGCCGAGCTGGGTGCGGGGATCCGGGTGACCAGCGGCCCGGCGATCGAGCGTTCCGGTGACCTGGCCGCGATCCTGACCAGCCTGGCCGAGGGCGACGTGCTCTTCATCGACGAGATCCACCGGATCGCCAAGCCGGCGGAAGAGCTGCTCTACAGCGCGATGGAGGACTTCCGGGTCGACGTGGTGGTCGGCAAGGGGCCGGGTGCGACGGCGATCCCGCTGGACGTGGAGCCGTTCACCCTGGTCGGCGCGACCACCCGGGCGGGCCTGTTGACCGGTCCGATGCGGGACCGGTTCGGGTTCGTCGCGCATCTGGACTTCTACGAGCCGGCCGAGCTGGAGGTGCTGCTGCGCCGGTCCGCCGGCATCCTGTCGGTGCCGATCACCCCGGACGGCGCGGTGGAGATCGCCGGCCGGTCGCGGGGGACGCCCCGGATCGCGAACCGGCTGCTGCGCCGGGTCCGCGACTACGCCGAGGTCCGTGGGGCCGGGGTGGTCGACCGGGAGACGGCGCGGGCGGCGTTGACCGTGTACGACGTCGACGAGCTCGGTCTGGACCGACTGGACCGGGCGGTGCTGGGCGCGCTGATCGGCTCGTTCGGTGGCGGCCCGGTCGGGTTGTCGACCCTGGCGGTGGCGGTGGGGGAGCAGCCGGACACCGTCGAGGAGGTGTGCGAGCCGTTCCTGGTGCGCGCGGGGCTGCTGGCCCGTACGCCGAGGGGGCGGGTGGCGACCGAGGCGGCGTGGCGTCATCTGGGCCGGGTGCCGCCGCCGGGTGCGCTCGGCGGGCCTGGCTCCGGGACCGGATCCACCCGTGGCACCGTGGCGGATAAGCCGGATTTATTCAACTTTGAGGCTTAG
- the ruvA gene encoding Holliday junction branch migration protein RuvA, which yields MIASLRGVVLAVAPDSAVIEVGGVGLAVHCAPGTLANLRPGGPARLATSLVVREDSLTLYGFADDDEKQLFELLQTASGVGPRLAQAVLSVLTPDAVRKAIANADTAALTRVPGIGKKGAERLVLELRDRVGPVPVGADGAAGVTAGAWPEQVRQALVGLGWTAGQADQAVAAVAESLDGPPPPVPVLLKQAIRLLGRTR from the coding sequence ATGATCGCGAGTCTGCGCGGGGTGGTGCTGGCGGTCGCGCCGGACAGTGCGGTGATCGAGGTCGGCGGGGTCGGTCTGGCGGTGCACTGTGCCCCGGGCACCCTGGCCAACCTGCGGCCCGGCGGCCCGGCCCGGCTGGCCACCAGCCTGGTGGTCCGGGAGGACTCGCTCACCCTGTACGGCTTCGCCGACGACGACGAGAAGCAGCTGTTCGAGCTGCTGCAGACGGCCAGCGGGGTCGGGCCCCGGCTGGCGCAGGCGGTGCTGTCGGTGCTCACCCCGGACGCGGTGCGCAAGGCGATCGCGAATGCCGACACGGCGGCGCTCACTCGGGTGCCGGGGATCGGCAAGAAGGGCGCCGAGCGGCTGGTGCTGGAGTTGCGGGACCGGGTCGGGCCGGTGCCGGTCGGTGCCGACGGCGCGGCCGGGGTGACCGCCGGGGCGTGGCCGGAACAGGTCCGGCAGGCGTTGGTCGGGCTGGGCTGGACCGCCGGGCAGGCCGACCAGGCGGTGGCCGCCGTGGCGGAGAGCCTGGACGGCCCGCCGCCGCCGGTCCCGGTGCTGCTCAAGCAGGCAATCAGGCTGCTGGGCAGGACCCGGTGA
- the ruvC gene encoding crossover junction endodeoxyribonuclease RuvC yields the protein MRVLGVDPGLTRCGVGVVEGVPGRPCRLVAYHVVQTDPGDDLPDRLLHLDERLTALVAEHQPRSVAVERVFSQHNVRTVMGTAQASAVAVLAGARAGLPVRTYTPSEVKAAVTGSGQADKAQVTAMVTRLLRLDRPPRPADAADALALAICHIWRGGTHDRLAAAQRAARSGGAR from the coding sequence GTGCGGGTGCTCGGGGTCGACCCTGGCCTGACCAGGTGCGGGGTCGGCGTGGTGGAAGGCGTGCCGGGTCGGCCGTGCCGGCTGGTCGCGTACCACGTGGTGCAGACCGACCCGGGCGACGACCTGCCGGACCGACTGCTGCACCTCGACGAGCGGCTGACCGCCCTGGTCGCCGAGCATCAGCCGCGCAGCGTGGCGGTCGAGCGGGTGTTCAGCCAGCACAACGTGCGTACCGTGATGGGCACCGCGCAGGCCAGCGCGGTGGCCGTGCTGGCCGGCGCGCGGGCCGGGCTGCCGGTGCGGACCTACACCCCGAGTGAGGTGAAGGCGGCGGTGACCGGTTCCGGCCAGGCCGACAAGGCCCAGGTGACCGCGATGGTCACCCGGCTGCTGCGGCTGGACCGCCCACCGCGCCCGGCGGACGCCGCCGACGCGCTCGCCCTGGCGATCTGCCACATCTGGCGAGGTGGTACGCATGACCGGCTGGCCGCCGCACAGCGGGCGGCCCGGAGCGGAGGTGCCCGATGA
- a CDS encoding DUF4352 domain-containing protein encodes MANRKLGTAVAQIAVLGVLGLIATGCSSTEGTPSSSVEETAAPSQADEPADGADAGGDTSTAADPLPFTEELNGRRLTVESFGTSAAGSPLWEVGEGNEVLYLQVKIENIDAEPWESNVVQFFLLDESDETYAPSFYDAEVGEAPDAVTLAPGDSVEGYVPFEVPAGTTGLRLEYAVDLSQNAVIDVQLN; translated from the coding sequence ATGGCCAACAGGAAACTCGGTACCGCAGTTGCCCAGATCGCCGTGCTCGGCGTACTCGGGCTCATCGCCACAGGCTGTTCATCGACGGAGGGGACGCCGTCGTCGAGCGTCGAGGAAACAGCGGCGCCGTCGCAGGCCGACGAACCGGCCGACGGCGCCGATGCCGGCGGTGACACCAGCACCGCGGCGGATCCACTCCCGTTCACCGAGGAACTCAACGGGCGCAGGCTCACCGTCGAATCGTTCGGCACCTCCGCCGCAGGCTCCCCACTGTGGGAGGTCGGCGAGGGCAACGAGGTGCTGTACCTCCAGGTGAAGATCGAGAACATCGACGCCGAACCCTGGGAGTCGAACGTCGTGCAGTTCTTCCTCCTCGACGAGTCGGACGAAACCTACGCCCCGTCCTTCTACGACGCCGAGGTCGGGGAAGCCCCGGACGCGGTCACCCTCGCCCCCGGTGATTCGGTCGAGGGGTACGTCCCGTTCGAGGTCCCCGCCGGCACCACCGGCCTGCGTCTGGAGTACGCGGTCGACCTGAGCCAGAACGCGGTTATCGACGTGCAGCTGAACTGA
- a CDS encoding type II toxin-antitoxin system VapB family antitoxin, with product MAATHLHLDEDLLTEAAAALGTTTERETVTDALRQVVRVSRERRRRALADLQEIAASGGFHLDRLDGLDR from the coding sequence ATGGCCGCGACGCACCTGCATCTTGATGAGGACCTGTTGACGGAAGCCGCTGCCGCGTTGGGCACGACCACGGAGCGGGAGACGGTGACCGACGCTCTCCGGCAGGTGGTGAGAGTAAGCCGCGAACGGCGGCGACGAGCACTGGCTGACCTGCAGGAGATCGCCGCCTCCGGTGGCTTCCACCTCGACCGCCTCGATGGACTCGACCGGTGA
- a CDS encoding helix-turn-helix transcriptional regulator: MLERSISLEAWFTTDSVVPDHPYPLGWSRPGCTSVDFHPGLFPAVGGRWIRPLPDDGTPVDRPFGVIIVNDLPSLPARLRELRTSRKMAQDRLAAAIGVSKSLVQQFESGKLVPQEGTAERLDGFFGTGNEIQRAAKDAREDRQPWLRSWFDQERRATLLRSWAPMLVPGLLQCESYMREVFSAVPSNAGKVDALVAKRRERQAATIDRDDPVGLSAIIGEVVLRRGPSEVLMDQLGHLVDVGHRPHVRIRVIPAESEGIHVGLSGAFVIANLPDGRRSGHLDDQLTGHAPTTRGDLGHLELAWEEIDALALPVVQSRDLILRTLNEHR, encoded by the coding sequence GTGTTGGAAAGATCGATATCGCTCGAGGCGTGGTTCACCACCGATTCCGTCGTTCCTGATCATCCGTACCCCCTCGGGTGGAGTCGACCGGGTTGCACTTCCGTCGATTTCCACCCTGGACTGTTCCCGGCAGTGGGCGGAAGATGGATTCGGCCATTGCCCGACGATGGCACACCTGTCGACCGACCATTCGGGGTGATAATCGTGAATGACCTACCTTCCCTGCCGGCTCGCCTGCGCGAGTTACGGACCAGCCGGAAGATGGCTCAGGACCGGCTCGCGGCGGCGATCGGCGTATCGAAGTCCCTGGTGCAGCAGTTCGAGTCGGGGAAGCTGGTGCCGCAGGAGGGCACAGCGGAACGCCTGGACGGGTTCTTCGGCACCGGAAACGAGATCCAACGGGCGGCCAAGGACGCGCGGGAGGACCGGCAGCCCTGGCTGCGCTCCTGGTTCGACCAAGAGCGCCGGGCGACCTTGCTGCGCAGCTGGGCACCGATGCTGGTGCCGGGGCTGTTGCAGTGCGAGTCGTACATGCGCGAGGTCTTCTCGGCCGTGCCGTCGAACGCCGGCAAGGTCGACGCACTGGTCGCCAAGCGGCGGGAACGCCAGGCGGCGACGATCGACCGGGACGACCCGGTGGGGCTGTCGGCGATCATCGGCGAGGTGGTGCTGCGGCGTGGGCCGAGCGAGGTGCTGATGGACCAGCTCGGGCACCTGGTGGACGTCGGCCATCGGCCGCATGTCCGCATCCGGGTGATCCCGGCCGAGTCGGAGGGCATCCACGTCGGGCTCTCCGGAGCGTTCGTGATCGCCAACCTGCCGGACGGCCGGCGATCGGGCCATCTCGATGACCAACTGACCGGCCACGCGCCGACCACCCGTGGCGACCTCGGACACCTGGAGCTAGCCTGGGAGGAGATTGACGCGCTGGCCCTGCCCGTGGTCCAGTCCCGAGACCTGATCCTGAGGACGCTGAATGAACACAGATGA
- a CDS encoding DUF397 domain-containing protein, with protein sequence MNTDEPRWRKSTRSNGTGDCVEVADNLPGRVHVRDTKNRDGGTLTFHPTAWSRFVEVTKTHS encoded by the coding sequence ATGAACACAGATGAGCCACGCTGGCGCAAGAGCACCCGCAGCAACGGCACCGGCGACTGCGTCGAGGTCGCAGACAACCTTCCCGGCCGCGTCCACGTCCGGGACACCAAGAACCGCGACGGCGGCACCCTGACCTTCCACCCGACCGCCTGGTCGCGTTTCGTCGAGGTGACAAAGACGCACAGCTGA
- a CDS encoding YebC/PmpR family DNA-binding transcriptional regulator codes for MSGHSKWATTKHKKAVIDAKRGKMFAKLIKNVEVAARTGGGDPAGNPTLYDAIQKAKKSSVPNDNIDRAVKRGSGLEAGGADWQTIMYEGYGPNGVALLVECLTDNRNRAATEVRTALTRNGGSLADAGSVSYLFSRKGVVIVPKGEHSEDDVMLAVLDAGAEEVNDLGEAFEVVSEPGDLVAVRTALVDAGIDYESAESSLVPSMNVPLDEDGARRIFKLIDVLEDCDDVQNVYANFDVSDEIMAAVG; via the coding sequence ATGTCCGGCCACTCCAAGTGGGCGACGACCAAGCACAAGAAGGCGGTCATCGACGCCAAACGCGGCAAGATGTTCGCCAAACTGATCAAGAACGTCGAGGTCGCCGCCCGGACCGGCGGGGGTGACCCGGCCGGCAACCCCACCCTGTACGACGCCATCCAGAAGGCGAAGAAGAGCTCCGTACCCAACGACAACATCGACCGCGCGGTCAAGCGCGGCTCCGGCCTGGAGGCCGGCGGCGCCGACTGGCAGACGATCATGTACGAGGGGTACGGGCCGAACGGTGTCGCCCTGCTCGTCGAGTGCCTGACCGACAACCGCAACCGGGCGGCGACCGAGGTGCGTACCGCGCTGACCCGTAACGGCGGTTCGCTGGCCGACGCCGGCTCGGTGTCGTACCTGTTCTCCCGCAAGGGCGTGGTGATCGTGCCCAAGGGCGAGCACTCCGAGGACGACGTCATGCTCGCGGTGCTCGACGCCGGTGCCGAGGAGGTCAACGACCTTGGCGAGGCCTTCGAGGTGGTCAGCGAGCCAGGTGACCTGGTCGCGGTGCGCACCGCGTTGGTCGACGCCGGCATCGACTACGAGTCCGCCGAGTCGTCCCTGGTGCCGAGCATGAACGTGCCGCTGGACGAGGACGGTGCCCGGCGGATCTTCAAGCTGATCGACGTCCTGGAGGACTGCGACGACGTGCAGAACGTCTACGCGAACTTCGACGTCTCCGACGAGATCATGGCCGCCGTCGGCTGA
- the pdxT gene encoding pyridoxal 5'-phosphate synthase glutaminase subunit PdxT yields the protein MRVGVLALQGDVREHLRALTECGATARPVRRPEELEQVDALVVPGGESTTISKLAVEFDLLEPIRKRIAAGMPVYGSCAGMIMLADEILDGRPDQLSFAGISMAVRRNAFGRQVDSFEAPVVIDGVDGPPFHAVFIRAPWVERVGEDVEVLGRVAAGAATGRIVAVRQGNLLATAFHPELTGDGRVHRLFVEMAVAAG from the coding sequence GTGCGGGTCGGGGTCCTCGCCCTGCAGGGCGACGTCCGCGAGCACCTGCGGGCGCTGACCGAATGCGGTGCCACCGCCCGCCCGGTCCGTCGCCCCGAGGAGCTGGAGCAGGTCGACGCCTTGGTGGTGCCCGGCGGCGAGTCGACCACGATCAGCAAACTGGCGGTCGAGTTCGACCTGCTGGAGCCGATCCGCAAGCGGATCGCCGCCGGCATGCCGGTGTACGGGTCCTGCGCCGGCATGATCATGCTGGCCGACGAGATCCTCGACGGCCGGCCCGACCAGCTGTCCTTCGCCGGCATCTCGATGGCGGTGCGGCGCAACGCGTTCGGCCGGCAGGTGGATTCCTTCGAGGCGCCGGTGGTCATCGACGGTGTCGACGGCCCGCCGTTCCACGCGGTTTTCATCCGCGCGCCGTGGGTCGAACGGGTCGGCGAGGACGTCGAGGTGCTGGGCCGGGTAGCCGCCGGAGCGGCCACAGGTAGGATTGTCGCGGTTCGGCAGGGCAATCTGCTCGCCACGGCCTTCCACCCAGAGCTGACCGGCGACGGTCGGGTGCACCGACTGTTCGTGGAGATGGCCGTCGCGGCAGGCTGA
- the pdxS gene encoding pyridoxal 5'-phosphate synthase lyase subunit PdxS, giving the protein MTGSARVKRGMAEMLKGGVIMDVVTPEQAKIAEDAGAVAVMALERVPADIRAQGGVSRMSDPDMIDGIIAAVSIPVMAKARIGHFVEAQVLQALGVDYVDESEVLTPADYANHIDKWAFTVPFVCGATNLGEALRRITEGAAMIRSKGEAGTGDVSNATTHMRRIGGEIRRITSLSPDELYVAAKEMQAPYDLVKEVAETGKLPVVMFTAGGIATPADAAMMMQLGAEGVFVGSGIFKSGNPAQRAAAIVKATTFYDDPDVLAKVSRGLGDAMVGINVDDIPVPHRLAERGW; this is encoded by the coding sequence GTGACCGGCTCCGCCCGGGTCAAGCGCGGCATGGCCGAGATGCTCAAGGGCGGGGTGATCATGGACGTGGTCACGCCCGAGCAGGCCAAGATCGCCGAGGATGCCGGCGCGGTCGCGGTGATGGCCCTCGAACGGGTCCCGGCCGACATCCGCGCCCAGGGCGGGGTGTCCCGGATGAGCGACCCCGACATGATCGACGGCATCATCGCGGCCGTCTCCATCCCGGTGATGGCCAAGGCCCGGATCGGACACTTCGTCGAAGCGCAGGTGCTGCAGGCCCTCGGCGTCGACTACGTCGACGAGTCCGAGGTGCTCACCCCGGCCGACTACGCCAACCACATCGACAAGTGGGCCTTCACCGTCCCGTTCGTCTGCGGTGCGACCAACCTCGGCGAGGCGCTGCGCCGGATCACCGAGGGCGCGGCGATGATCCGCTCCAAGGGCGAGGCGGGCACCGGCGACGTCTCCAACGCCACGACCCACATGCGGCGCATCGGCGGTGAGATCCGCCGGATCACCTCCCTGTCACCCGACGAGCTGTACGTCGCCGCCAAGGAGATGCAGGCACCGTACGACCTGGTCAAGGAGGTCGCCGAGACCGGGAAGCTGCCGGTGGTGATGTTCACCGCCGGCGGGATCGCCACCCCGGCGGACGCCGCGATGATGATGCAGCTCGGCGCCGAAGGGGTCTTCGTCGGCTCGGGCATCTTCAAGTCCGGCAACCCCGCCCAGCGGGCGGCGGCGATCGTCAAGGCCACCACCTTCTACGACGACCCGGACGTGCTCGCGAAGGTGTCCCGGGGCCTCGGCGACGCGATGGTCGGCATCAACGTCGACGACATTCCCGTGCCGCACCGGCTCGCCGAGCGCGGCTGGTGA